From a region of the Acinetobacter calcoaceticus genome:
- a CDS encoding sensor histidine kinase encodes MQSNRENQAEALLNHVNRYQAGRLTVFLGAAPGVGKTYAMLARAKELFQQGTDVVVGIVETHGRIETLKILEGLPEIARKEMQYQGHTLDEMDLDAILLRHPEIVLVDELAHRNIPNSRHERRWQDVNELLDAGIDVFTTMNIQHLESLNDVVYQITGIRVSETVPDRVFDRIRDIRLIDLPVSELIERLHQGKVYVPDQANLALRGFFSISNLTALRELAMQCVAEHVDSDLKESYASKGLKSISLQNELMIAIDGQGSSEYLVRAGCRLAERYGAVWTVVNVAKSLGTQQTLTNSESSYKKEYIEIDRAFELARQLGGRTEVLYGHQVASVLMDAAVDRGISNLVIGKSISPWWLKLFKKNLAQQLLNQESSIALTILHPEQGIKKITQFEKPSFLSLKESIFVLAVTCASIFIAHFAEVLLGIEDFSVIFIISVLIVATKTRMLAAVVAALICFLAYNFFFIAPRFTFQISAHQGVVTVVAFFTAALIAGRLASQLRQQVLSLKAANAYTTVMQDLARKLSRAVNLEEVMQTGLMTLETQLQTKVWISIQDRVISSDIELNDKEKVAADWCLKHQQPCGRFTDTLSQSNWWFLPFLEQKNSLGIVGIYFKDEVVSLNFEQKKLTESVIEYIAQAALRTQLVNELEQAKVTSETERLRSALLSSVSHDLRSPLASIIGAADTLAHFKADMSEQDQQDLLETIHLEGERLDRYIQNLLDMTRLGHEGLSLKRDWIGVDELIGSATRRLKRYKPDTQVLVELPEQTISLYVHPALVEQAIFNVLENAANFSPPDEPVMIRASLLLDDEMKIEIEDRGAGIPEDERNRIFDMFYTMERGDRGKFGTGLGLTIVKAIIGAHMGTIEAFSGRQNKGTLIQIKLPIHPVKE; translated from the coding sequence GTGCAAAGCAATCGCGAAAATCAGGCTGAAGCCTTATTAAACCACGTTAATAGATATCAAGCCGGTCGACTAACGGTCTTTCTCGGTGCAGCGCCGGGTGTTGGAAAAACCTATGCCATGCTTGCCCGTGCCAAAGAGTTATTTCAACAGGGCACTGACGTTGTTGTAGGTATTGTCGAAACCCATGGAAGAATAGAAACTTTAAAAATTTTGGAAGGCTTACCTGAAATTGCTAGAAAGGAAATGCAATATCAGGGGCATACTTTAGACGAAATGGACCTAGATGCTATTTTGCTGAGGCATCCAGAAATTGTTCTGGTTGATGAGTTGGCTCATCGAAACATACCAAATAGTCGTCATGAACGGCGTTGGCAAGATGTCAATGAATTACTAGATGCAGGTATTGACGTATTCACCACCATGAATATTCAGCATTTAGAAAGCCTAAATGATGTGGTGTACCAGATTACTGGCATTAGGGTAAGTGAAACTGTACCAGATAGAGTGTTTGATCGTATTCGAGACATTCGTTTAATTGATTTGCCAGTCAGTGAGCTCATTGAAAGGCTCCATCAGGGAAAAGTCTATGTGCCCGATCAAGCAAATCTGGCATTACGAGGCTTTTTTAGCATTTCAAATTTAACTGCACTACGTGAACTAGCAATGCAATGCGTTGCTGAACATGTCGATTCAGATTTAAAAGAGAGTTATGCCTCTAAAGGCTTGAAGTCTATATCGTTGCAAAATGAATTAATGATTGCGATAGATGGACAAGGTTCTTCTGAGTATTTAGTACGGGCGGGTTGTCGTTTAGCAGAACGTTATGGTGCCGTTTGGACAGTAGTCAATGTTGCTAAAAGTTTAGGCACTCAGCAGACTTTAACAAACTCTGAAAGCTCATATAAGAAAGAATATATTGAAATTGATCGGGCGTTTGAACTAGCTCGGCAACTGGGTGGTCGGACAGAAGTTTTATACGGTCATCAAGTAGCATCAGTATTAATGGACGCTGCGGTAGATCGGGGAATCTCAAATCTGGTCATTGGTAAAAGTATTTCACCATGGTGGTTAAAGTTATTTAAGAAAAATTTGGCTCAGCAATTACTGAATCAAGAAAGCTCAATTGCATTAACTATTTTGCATCCGGAACAGGGCATTAAAAAGATAACTCAGTTTGAAAAGCCGTCTTTTCTATCTTTAAAAGAAAGTATTTTTGTTTTAGCCGTTACCTGTGCCAGTATTTTTATAGCGCACTTTGCCGAAGTTTTATTAGGTATTGAAGACTTTTCTGTCATTTTTATTATTTCAGTTTTAATTGTAGCAACGAAAACTAGAATGCTTGCTGCGGTAGTAGCCGCTCTTATTTGTTTCTTAGCCTATAACTTTTTCTTTATTGCACCGCGTTTTACTTTTCAGATTTCAGCACATCAAGGTGTGGTTACCGTTGTGGCTTTCTTTACAGCAGCTTTAATCGCTGGGCGCTTGGCTTCTCAATTACGTCAGCAGGTTTTATCGTTAAAAGCTGCAAATGCCTACACTACGGTGATGCAAGACTTGGCGCGTAAACTTTCTCGTGCAGTGAACCTTGAAGAAGTCATGCAAACAGGACTTATGACCTTAGAAACACAACTTCAAACTAAAGTGTGGATTTCTATTCAAGATAGAGTGATTTCATCTGACATAGAACTAAATGATAAAGAAAAAGTGGCAGCAGATTGGTGTTTGAAGCATCAACAACCATGTGGGCGTTTTACCGATACACTTAGTCAGTCAAACTGGTGGTTTTTACCATTTTTAGAACAGAAAAATAGCCTAGGTATTGTGGGAATTTACTTTAAAGATGAAGTTGTTTCTTTAAATTTTGAGCAAAAGAAACTGACTGAAAGTGTAATTGAATATATTGCGCAGGCAGCACTTCGAACCCAACTGGTTAATGAGCTTGAACAAGCAAAAGTCACCAGTGAAACAGAGCGATTACGTTCTGCTTTATTATCGTCGGTATCGCATGATTTACGCTCACCACTTGCTTCTATTATTGGAGCAGCTGATACGCTTGCCCATTTTAAAGCAGATATGTCAGAGCAAGATCAGCAAGATTTACTCGAAACCATTCATTTAGAAGGTGAGCGCTTAGATCGTTATATTCAAAATTTGCTTGATATGACACGTTTGGGGCATGAAGGCTTATCTCTAAAAAGAGACTGGATTGGTGTAGATGAATTAATTGGTTCGGCAACCCGCCGTTTGAAGCGTTATAAACCAGATACTCAAGTGTTGGTCGAATTACCTGAACAAACCATTAGTTTATATGTTCATCCAGCACTCGTAGAGCAAGCTATTTTTAATGTTTTAGAAAATGCTGCAAACTTTTCACCTCCAGATGAACCAGTCATGATTCGGGCTTCTCTTTTGTTGGATGATGAAATGAAAATAGAAATTGAAGACAGAGGAGCGGGAATTCCTGAAGATGAAAGAAACCGCATTTTTGATATGTTTTATACTATGGAACGTGGAGACCGCGGAAAATTCGGTACAGGTTTAGGACTGACAATTGTGAAAGCAATTATTGGTGCTCATATGGGTACAATAGAAGCATTTTCAGGACGTCAAAATAAAGGTACTTTAATTCAAATCAAACTACCCATTCATCCAGTAAAAGAATAA
- a CDS encoding response regulator, translated as MISSETSPVETRIVIIDDEPQIRKFLDIALRTQKYKTTLCETGYKGLEALATQGADLVILDLGLPDLDGKEVLQELRSWSNVPVIVLSVRADEYEKVALLDAGANDYMTKPFSVQELLARIRVILRSQPIQQEAHVYDDGYLKVDVMQRLVWIEQQPITLTRKEFQLLTLLMRYQGQLLTQPQLLKELWGPTHQEDTHYLRILVGKLRGKLGDNAIHPRYIATEPGVGLRFLAKQNNH; from the coding sequence ATGATAAGTTCAGAAACATCGCCTGTAGAAACACGTATTGTGATTATTGATGATGAGCCTCAAATTCGTAAATTTTTAGACATTGCCTTAAGAACACAAAAATATAAAACCACTCTTTGTGAGACTGGTTACAAAGGTCTGGAGGCTTTGGCAACACAAGGTGCTGATTTAGTTATTTTAGATTTGGGTTTGCCAGATTTAGACGGTAAAGAAGTGCTTCAAGAGTTACGTAGTTGGTCGAATGTTCCTGTGATTGTGTTATCTGTACGCGCCGATGAATATGAAAAAGTTGCCTTGCTAGATGCGGGTGCAAATGACTACATGACCAAACCTTTTAGTGTTCAAGAGTTATTAGCGCGCATACGTGTCATTTTAAGAAGCCAACCCATTCAGCAAGAAGCTCATGTTTATGATGACGGCTACCTTAAAGTTGATGTCATGCAGCGTTTAGTGTGGATCGAGCAACAGCCAATTACTTTAACTCGAAAAGAGTTTCAACTGTTGACGCTGTTAATGCGCTATCAAGGGCAGCTTTTAACACAACCTCAACTGTTAAAAGAACTATGGGGACCAACCCATCAGGAAGATACTCATTATTTACGTATTTTAGTGGGCAAGTTGCGCGGTAAACTTGGAGATAATGCAATTCATCCACGTTATATTGCAACTGAACCTGGTGTTGGATTGCGTTTTTTAGCTAAACAAAATAATCATTAG
- a CDS encoding glutamine synthetase family protein — MSTHIYPNLNLQDSHLKAFKISDDFTPPTQASTFQPDLFLKEVDEYLNSYPHTQHIDICLHDLNGHIRGKRIDVKSLKNLSNGCYFPLSVYAMSLDGKVIEETGLGKYIGEPDRLCLPILGSLQPSALSPEFNAQLYLSMKEEDGSDCRYEPRNILKKLLNQLHANNYFPVMAAELEFYLFSPNHHTETCLENQCFDIDAPNNYQQVLEEVEKAALLQSIEITAIVAESSPGQYELNLQHTHDILKLCDQINALKRIVKQVARKHDLTACFMAKPNLAKAGSGMHFHMSLLNQYHENVFSSAVEKDEPSAKLLSAISGLIELMPASMAILAPNINSYRRFKIGHHVPLEANWGTNNRNVAIRIPCSDLKNQRLEYRVAGADCNPYLVTATILAGVSYGLSHKLPLPKPAHLLKFPDEHILLANNQPEALKIFKGSLILKGYLGADFVEHWYTVKQAEYQNIYSQMTEAEQHWDI; from the coding sequence CCTTAAGGCTTTTAAAATATCAGACGATTTTACTCCACCAACACAAGCCAGTACTTTCCAACCCGATTTATTTTTGAAAGAAGTCGATGAATATTTAAACTCATATCCTCATACTCAGCACATTGATATTTGTCTACATGATTTAAATGGACATATTCGTGGCAAACGAATTGATGTTAAAAGTCTCAAAAATCTCTCAAATGGATGTTATTTTCCACTTTCTGTTTATGCAATGAGTCTTGATGGAAAAGTGATTGAAGAGACAGGCCTAGGAAAATATATTGGTGAACCAGACAGACTTTGCCTGCCCATTTTAGGCAGCTTGCAACCAAGTGCCTTATCCCCTGAATTTAATGCCCAGCTTTACCTATCAATGAAAGAAGAAGATGGCTCAGATTGTCGATATGAACCACGCAATATATTAAAAAAATTATTAAATCAGTTACACGCTAACAATTATTTTCCTGTTATGGCTGCTGAACTGGAATTTTATCTTTTCTCACCCAACCATCACACTGAAACATGTTTGGAAAACCAATGCTTTGACATAGATGCACCAAATAACTATCAACAAGTCTTAGAAGAAGTTGAAAAAGCCGCGCTACTACAATCTATTGAAATTACCGCTATTGTTGCAGAGTCATCACCTGGACAATACGAATTAAACCTTCAACACACTCATGATATTTTAAAGCTCTGCGATCAAATTAATGCTTTAAAAAGAATTGTAAAACAAGTCGCAAGAAAGCATGATTTAACTGCCTGTTTCATGGCGAAACCGAACTTGGCAAAGGCTGGTAGTGGCATGCATTTTCATATGAGCTTGCTCAATCAGTACCATGAAAATGTATTTAGTTCAGCAGTAGAAAAAGATGAACCTTCGGCCAAATTACTCAGCGCGATTAGCGGACTCATTGAGTTAATGCCTGCATCTATGGCTATTTTAGCGCCCAATATTAATTCTTATAGACGCTTTAAAATTGGTCATCATGTGCCATTAGAAGCAAATTGGGGTACCAATAATCGTAATGTCGCAATTCGAATTCCATGCTCAGATTTAAAAAATCAACGCTTAGAATATCGGGTTGCTGGAGCCGACTGTAACCCCTATTTGGTTACAGCTACGATTTTAGCCGGTGTGTCTTACGGCTTATCTCATAAGTTACCACTACCAAAACCTGCACATCTTTTAAAATTTCCTGATGAGCACATTCTATTAGCCAACAATCAGCCAGAAGCATTAAAAATATTTAAAGGGAGTCTTATTTTAAAAGGATATTTGGGAGCTGACTTTGTAGAGCATTGGTACACAGTTAAACAGGCTGAATATCAAAATATTTATAGTCAAATGACCGAAGCAGAACAACATTGGGATATATAA